Proteins from a genomic interval of Anolis sagrei isolate rAnoSag1 chromosome 1, rAnoSag1.mat, whole genome shotgun sequence:
- the ISCA2 gene encoding iron-sulfur cluster assembly 2 homolog, mitochondrial: MAALGALTCFRALKICGRSRCPFHLWHHMKTPLHASQVGTCMPRIRVQWVASSASIQSDSSEGQISLSENCVKRLLEIAEGSEFLRLQVEGGGCSGFQYKFSLDTVVNSDDRIFEQGGARVVVDLDSLSFVKGAIVDFNQELIRSSFQVVNNPQAEQGCSCGSSFSVKL, from the exons ATGGCGGCACTGGGAGCACTTACTTGTTTCAGGGCGCTGAAGATTTGCGGGCGGAGCAG ATGTCCCTTTCATCTTTGGCATCACATGAAAACTCCATTGCATGCCTCACAGGTTGGTACCTGTATGCCAAGGATCAGAGTGCAATGGGTAGCATCCTCTGCCAGCATCCAGAGTGATTCCAGTGAAGGACAAATCTCTCTCAGTGAGAATTGTGTGAAG AGACTACTGGAGATTGCCGAAGGATCTGAGTTTCTCAGGCTGCAAGTAGAAGGAGGTGGCTGTTCTGGTTTCCAGTATAAATTTTCCTTGGATACAGTTGTGAATTCGGATGATAG GATCTTTGAACAAGGCGGTGCCCGAGTGGTTGTGGACTTGGACAGCCTAAGCTTTGTGAAAGGAGCAATAGTCGACTTCAACCAGGAGCTAATTCGCAGTTCCTTCCAGGTGGTGAACAATCCACAAGCGGAACAAGGTTGTTCCTGTGGGTCATCGTTTTCAGTTAAGCTGTGA